The following DNA comes from Anastrepha obliqua isolate idAnaObli1 chromosome 1, idAnaObli1_1.0, whole genome shotgun sequence.
CCAGCGTTTCATAGGGGTTTAGTGTGGTGCTTTAacgccaaaagtcgaagtaagttgatcaatgcactcctgtctctataatcgtaataaatcatccgTCGAAAATTTTCACGTGTTAATTCCATCGTTTGGacaagattaaaaaaacaaaaaacttttcgatagaaatatcgaattacagctcaCAACACATAGTGTAGCAAAGGCGCAAAATATGAGAGGCGGCCCTCGTATTAACTActtaaacatatgtatatatatttatgacatCTCAAACCTTTCAAGTATTTGAAACACATACTCGTAGGGCGGCATTAAAGCAATTGTGTGGACTGATGTAGTGCAGGCTGCCGTAATGGTTGCTTCCGTGGTAATTGTCGGAGTCTTGGGTGCAGTTAAAGTTGGTGGTGTGAGTAAAATGCTTAGCATAGCACACAAAGGCAGGCGCTTGGATGTCAGGTaagttgaaatttgaaatacgGGAGCTTCGAAATGAATTTCAAGATGTCCAAAAGAATACTGGAAGAATGTCTGAATAGCCCTTGACCCGTTGTCTGCACTCGCCAAAGTATCAAAGACTGTTTAAAGACAAAATAGAGCAAgattgtaaaatgtgaaaatttatcTTTGCTAGATATCACAATGAAGgtggtttttttggtttgtttttgatgTAGAGCCTTGCCTCTCGGCTCAACGCACTAAAAATCCACCCCTGCTCCGTTTCCCTTTGTCCGTAGAACTATCTTTAAGTATTGCTTAGCGGAGGGGGAGCGGCGTATTGCCTTTCTAAATGTCTTGCACTAGGCAGAAAACGGCTACATCACCTTGGTGGTGTTGCCGTGCCtccatataaattatggaaCTTTAACCTCagaatgtgctaaaattttcaaaatgctttaaaatataatacacctCAGCAGGCTTTGCACAATAAATCTCTTTTGGTCGCAATGAGCAttagcctaataataataataattgcttTTCTACGAAAATTTACGGATACGCTCCGTGCAACATAACTTTGTGATGATTTTATTTCCTCTCTTTCTTTTGACTCAAGCTTAATATCAACCAGATTGTTCACCTCAAGTGGTTTCCCTACCTTATTGCACAATCACACCTCTTCGGTTTCAAATTGCGGACAGACAAAACCAATAATGTTCTGCGTCTTCAAAAAAGTCAATTGCACGGAAGGTGCAATAAGAGTCGTCTTTAGGTCCGAATTTATAAATACTATATATTggtgctcttcttcttcttaattggcgcgataaccgcttacgcgattttggccgagtttaacaaagcgcgccagtcgtttctttctcgtgctaaccggcgccaattggacacaccaagtgaagtcaagtacttctccacctgatctttccaacgcagaggaggccttcctcttcctctgctaccaccagctggtaccgcatcaaatactttcaaaaccggagcgtttgtatccattaagacgatatgacccagccaacgtagccgctggatctttattcgctgcgctatgtctatgtcgtcgtaaagctcatacagctcatcgttccatcgtctgcgatattcgccgttgccaacgtgcaaaggtccaaaaatcttccgcataatctttctctccaagcgtcgcttcatcggatgttgtcatcgtccaagcttctgcgccatacgttaggacgggcatgatgagagtcttgtagagtgttagtttttccTCTTGGAGGTATTTTTTCCAACAGGGTTGATtttacagatcacgcgtgactactgccaaactattatatatatatataattggtgcatatccccttttttggtgtttggccgagctcctcctcctatttatgatgcgggtcttgatgttgttccacaaatgtccgaatttatgcaaataaaatttgaagcatTCGTATCCCGTCAATGTTTGGGAAGGTGGAAATCCACTTCACAATGTCTCATCTGTCTAGCCAATTTCGTGCGGTAGGAATCCAACAAGAGGTCCAACGTCCGTTCGGCGAATCGCTCTGCCATCTCTGCCAACAACTCTCCTTCACTGTTTTGACGACTCtccttattttttgaagatgTAGCCATCTCCCTCAGCAAAATGTCTACTGAGCAATCCCAGATATTATAAGCGCAGCTTCCTCTGATCTTATACTGCAAAGCCGGGTACAAAGATCTCATTTCGCGTGCATATGGGTTTTTGTTCttgtaaataaacttttaaagcCTTTGCCATCTTTATTTCTATTCCAGTTTCGCTTTTGATGCCACCACTCGCGTCACCTTTTGGAATTCTTCCATTACCTCTATCGTTTTGTGGGTTACTTATGTGGGTTTGCATCAGAGTTGTGTACAACGAATTGTTTCGCTGCCTTCACTCAAACATGCGAGGCATGCGCTCATCATTTTTGGTCTTGGCTTCTTTGTCATCATGTTTTTTACTTGTTTCACGGGCATAAGTAAGAGAATGctatttaaaatgtatacttCCATATTATTTAAtgcttaatttcaatttaattttcctcATTTCAGTTATGTATGCACTCTATCACGACTGCGATCCGATTACCCGTGGCTACGTGCAGAAACTGGATAAAATGGTGCCGTTCTTTGTGCAGGACGTCGTCGGCCACCTCAGTGGCATGCCAGGTCTATTCATTTCCTGTGTGTTTAGCGCCGCATTGAGCACCATGTCGGCTAGTTTGAATTCACTCGCGGGCGTGGTTTATTTCGATTACATCAAACCGCATGTAAAGCATACCGAAAGAAAGGCTAACCTCATAATGCGCGCTTTCATATGCGCTTCTGGTGTATATAGCATTATTAGCGGTTTCCTAGTGGAGAAATTCGCTTCCATATTACAAATGGTTTATTCAATTGGTGGCGTAACATTCGGCTccgtttttggtgtttttcttttggGCATGTTAGTGCCACTAGCACATGGCAGGGTATGTAGAGATTGTAGTAGTCAATTAATAATGGcattaataatattgtaatattttaggCCGCTTTCTGGTCCGTCATCACAAGCATCATAACTATGTGTGTCATTATTATCGGTGCACAGGGTCGTCTGCACTACAATTCTTTACCGATGTCGGTGGAAAATTGTACTGCAACAAACGCCACTGTTTTGCTAAGTTCTACATCTACAATTGGCACAACACCAACTCCATCTATAACTGAaagtttcaacatttttcaCCTCTCCTTCAATTGGTACGCCGTTACGGGCAGCATAGTTCTTTTTCTTGTCGCAATACCCCTCAGCTATATTCTGCCTGTGGAGCAgaattacaaattaaatttgaaactgCTGTCGCCTGTTTTACATCCATTCTTGAGATATGAATTACCGCCTACGGAGGAACTACCAGAGTTAAAGCCGcttaattttgaaaagtaaatacTTCAGCTTAATCAACAGTTTagtttatgtatatgtacatatatttatttggtgTGCTATGGTATATGAAAAGAGCTAGCAAGCTTGAGCGAAGAAGAGTAcaaataaaatctaaataatCATTAAAAACTAGCTTAATTATAATTCTTGAAATAAATGTACTCATGACGTTTTAACTTACTGCAtatggcggccaccgtagccgaatggatttaTGAGTGACTAGTATTCGGTATGTCTACGCGTATTGGATAGCAGGTTGCGATTGACAATTACGAGATCGGCGTAGTCAAGGACTTTGTTTACCTAAaatccagcattaacaccaacaacaaccaatCTCTCTACCAATCACTCATCCTTTCGGTCTTACTATATGGCGCTGATTCCTGGACATTGACGAATACCGATGGACGGTTATTAGGAGCTTTCGAGCGAAAAATTATTCGCAATATCTATGGTCCAATTTGAGTGAATGATAAATATCGAATACGatggaaccacgagctgtacaCCGACACCGACTCAATAAAGCGCATTAAAACTCAGCGTCACTTTGAGCAAATGGATAAAAACGCTCCACCAAAGTAGGTGCTCTGTTCGAAATGCtctggtggaactcgcaaaAAAGGACGTCCtcatctacgttggaaagaccatGTCGACAACGACCTGGCCGCTCTTGGTGTTTGTAACTGGCGTCAACGTCCGCAATGCAGAGGCGATTGGCGCAACATTTTGGTAGTGACCAGAACCGACGACATCGGTTGTAGTTGCCAACAAAGTCAGTAAGTAAGTATTCGGTAAGGCCCGGTTCGAAACCCACTGTCgacataaaacaccaaatgttGGAAAAGGTTTCTTTCTAATAGTGATCGCCCCTTGgcatgaaatggcaaacctctgagtgtatttctttcatgaaaagtttctcataaaaaaccatttgtcatTCGGCATTCGGCTGAGTTCTATCAACCAATAGGACGTCAAATTTTCGTCTTGCAAAATGAGATTTTTTCTTATCTCCAGACGACTCGGTCATATAGTGACTGTTGCAAAGTGCCGATGGATATCCAGCTTGAAGGATCACGATTAGCTCAGCAAAGGGAACTGAGGATAGCGAGAATAAGTTTAAACAAAAGTCgcttaaaaattggattttcaGCTTTTCTAGCTCGAAATCCTCCCCATTAAAGCAAGCGCGCAAATTCATATGTCTAATCAAATTTCACTGTAAGCTCAAAATCTCAGTTGTGGAGAGGGCGAATCGGATGACGGGAGAAGTTGATTTATACATGTCTGTCTATCCATTCACACGTTAACTCgcgcaaaaaattaataaattttaatgcaacTTGGGACACATTGCCTTGGGTAGGTTGGTATTGAAAATTGGCGAAATCGATCAGTAACAAGGCTCATCTCCCATATTAGGCTTTGGTGCAGAGCATGGAATTAAGTTTCTGAACCATTTAAGCACGTTAAAATCACCAATAGTGCGTACGAGTAAACTATCCAAATGTGACAGATACAAGAATTATCTATTGAATtattctgttattattattattttgatagttccctactaataataaaagtcaataaacAAAGCTAACATTTAGGATGAACAACACAGGTCTGGCGTAAAACCACAGCTTCAGATCTCTCGAACATTATAACCCAGGTGACGTCACCAAATCAAGTGATTACTagaaaatcgctgagagccgattaacgATCCGATATAGTCACACCACGATGTCGCAGTGGACGGGTGAACAGTCGAAGCGACTTCCAAAAACTATTGCGCACGAAATATTGAGAGAGAGCCTTAGAATTCACCTCTTCAAATTTCAAATCGTGCATGCGCTTAAGCTTAACGATTAACGATTTCGTATGTCAAACGCCAATTTTTTGGAGTGATGAAggccattttcatttaaaagaaagtgtaaataagtaaaattgccgTTATTGGTCCTCTAAACGACAGAGCCCACTATTAAAATATCAACTTCACCTTCCCAAAGTGACGGTTTGGTGTGCACTAGcaagcagtggaataattggaccatatttttatgaaaatcggcA
Coding sequences within:
- the LOC129251570 gene encoding sodium-coupled monocarboxylate transporter 1; its protein translation is MSTANETVGAIVDKLNQFTFGTIDYIVFLLMLSISLLIGIYFGFFGHGADNTEEYLLGGRRMKTLPTAISLVASQLSAISIMTIPTEMYSFGINWIFNIFAIVLIVPILNWVVIPVFYNNNISNCYEYLELRFNRGTRQLLTIVFMGTLFLMLPIFIFIPSLAFSQVSGLNIHLINAVVCSICIIYTMLGGIKAIVWTDVVQAAVMVASVVIVGVLGAVKVGGVSKMLSIAHKGRRLDVSFAFDATTRVTFWNSSITSIVLWVTYVGLHQSCVQRIVSLPSLKHARHALIIFGLGFFVIMFFTCFTGIIMYALYHDCDPITRGYVQKLDKMVPFFVQDVVGHLSGMPGLFISCVFSAALSTMSASLNSLAGVVYFDYIKPHVKHTERKANLIMRAFICASGVYSIISGFLVEKFASILQMVYSIGGVTFGSVFGVFLLGMLVPLAHGRAAFWSVITSIITMCVIIIGAQGRLHYNSLPMSVENCTATNATVLLSSTSTIGTTPTPSITESFNIFHLSFNWYAVTGSIVLFLVAIPLSYILPVEQNYKLNLKLLSPVLHPFLRYELPPTEELPELKPLNFEK